The stretch of DNA TGCAAAATGATATATGACATAAACCATGTATTTGAAAACGACATAATAACTCTGGAATCAAAAACAAGCATTTGTGCAACTTTTCACTCAAAACGATATAGCTAACATTAATTATGCAGTAGGCCTACAGCCCTTGTGACAACTAGCATCGATTGCCATCAACAAAGACCTCAagctaaacataaataaaataaaacctaccTTAATGAAGTTTAGAGATAAATTAGAGGGAAAAACCTTCAGGAATTCATTCAGCCATAAATCTGTTCTGGAGCGATTATCCTCCTTTAGGAAATAAAACAGACGCACTGCTTTTGCACTTTTAATAACAGAAGAGTTTATATTCACTCCACCAACCGAATAGCCCAGGAAGATGTACGAGAATCCAAAACGAAAGAAGGGAAAGGTGAGCTCGGTCGTTTCTAAATTATTACcataatatttgtaaatgtcCAAAATCTTATTGGGTGTGCATTTCTTGTATCGTCTTGCGCAAAGTCCCTCAAAAGTGAGCACCTCGTGACCCATGGACACATTCAGCTCCTTGACCTTCCTGTGTAAGGTTACTATCTCCTGAAAGGCAGCGTCTGTGAAGATGTTGGAGGATCTCGAGACCGCTATGAAGGACGCGTAAACTCCATCCGTGTAGAGTCTCTGGTTGGAGAACACCGAGTAGTTCTGTGGAAAGTTCTGCTGCACGAACTGCCTCTCCAGTTTGGCAGGACCGTTCACAGGTGTGAACTGATTCTCAATGTCATTGGCCTCGCGATCTTCTAAGAAATAAAACCCGCTCCCCAACACCGCAGAGATCAGCAGAGGAGAGATGAAGAACCACCACGGGTAAGTTCCCACAAAGCGACCGAACTTCTGGAAGCAGATGGAGATCGGCTTCTCCACGCAGTCTGTGGTGCATCCAGCCATGTTCACCGGCATTTTGGAAAGATTAAAAGAAAAGTTTAGTGGGGCAAAGGCTGTGCTAAATAAATGAGACTAACATAAACCTAACTTTATCTGTATCTGGATTTTGTCTGAAGCATTTAAAGATTAAATTAGCTACATCAACTAGATAAAAGTTGATTTAGAAAGAGCTTCATAATGCATGCGTGGTATCCTGACGCATTTTTGCGTGAAAATCTACAGGGATCAAGCCAAGAGCGACCACTCACGGGCACATACAGCAAATTATATTTAGACTGACAAAAATATTTCagatatgttattttattaaattattattaaatatatatacttatgtattacatatttatgtatattaccCAAAATGTTTGATGCTTCATTAAAACCTGATGCATTATTTAGCAGtcagattattttattaaaatattattatatatgaatatgtgcacatattatatatttatatatattgtctaAAATGTTTGAAGTATGCTTCAATTAAACCTGAtgcatgaattattaaattatgcataataaaatacattatttagctgttatattatttaattaaattcttattatatataaatatgtacacttaaaaaaaaaagaaaacgaaaaaaaGTTTCTTTTCTTGCTGGTTTATTGAATGGATGCAGATTTGTTTACAACCcacacaaataatatatatttgaaaagagTTTTTAAAGCAgttataaataaagattatttaacAATTTGTTGCAGTTCATCAGATTCGGCAAACAATCTTAATAGAAAAAAGTTTGGTGTACAGGACTGAGATGGCTTTATGGTTCTTTGGATATTTACAACTTTTTCAGTCACATTATATATTCTTCAGATAAGTGTATTGCTTCCTGGAGTCTTGAAATCATCATAAATCGTTTTCTAAACATCTAGAAaagtaatatataataaactatattttagaaACATAGAACAATAGAGTTAGGACTTACGTCGCGGTTTCTGCTCATTTTGCTCCATTAGGACAGAAGATGTGAGGAGAGAATGAAAGTTCATTACTGAACACAAGGCTCCATTCATGCCTTTCAGTTACCTCAATGCTTAATTACCCAACAAAAATGCCTTCGACTCTCATAACGCTTGAGATTTGCCATTAGGAGATAATTGAAGGCCTCAAATTATTTCTGCACAACTGATACTGTTCTTGTATTTTACAGTGTCAGATAGTAGCCTACTTATCTGAAAACATCTGTTGGATGAAGTCATttctttagtattttttttaattttaactgctTTAGGTTTTCTTTTTAGACATAAGAATTGACAGGCCTTGTCAGTTTTTGttgtccactagatggagctagtgaccttttttttgtattttctcctGCATCACactatattgggcaatgagctgTTGTCATGGTGATCAGGTCAGGGTGAGATCAGAAATGAGAGACTGTCATGGCAACGGAGTCtgagagagagcagagctgggttGCAGTGCTGGCATCTTTGACTTCAATagttttgtgtgcgtgtgtgtgtgtgtgtgtgtgtgtgtgtatcgtaTTTTTGACTTgtacttttactatttatttatttattctacatGTACCCTCATGTTTTCAATTAAATCTATCATATTTtccttatattttaaatatatttttgaataaattaattttgaattCTCTTCTCCTTGGGTCATTCAAAACTCAAAATTAAAACCAGGATACAAAATTGTAAATGTATTCCAAATTATTTATTCACATATACCCAGTGCATTTTTTTCAGCTGCCTGAATCTGGCATTTACTTCTTATATTGTTTGGTGCATAAATACGTACCTGTATTTTATAGAAAATTAACTCATAAGCAACCTCAGACCAAAGTctactaaatataatatttaaactacacatcatgtataaaatatatcacatttatatatatttagttatttttaatgcTAGTGTTTTTAATACTAACTATTAGTATTTCTGATTTTGACAGTGGATGGGCCAGTTTTAGGCAGACTGCAGTAAAACTTGGACTAATGAGGAAGAGAGATGCGTTTTCACTCCCATGTGATGCTGAGCATCTTACAGCTGAGTTCCCAGAGGCGCTGGGCCACCTCATCATCCATGGCAGCCTGGGAGCATTTTGCAGGTGTGCAGTCACTGCATGGAGAGAAGGAGACAGGAGAGTATGAGATAAGATGGTCTAACAGACAAATGAAAACATGCCTGAACTATTGCAGATTGTTTAATAAAACTCCATGACATGATATTGTAAGCTCAGCTATAAATCAGATACAACCTACAGTTGTGCTGGGATTGAGATGAAAATCCACTGACCTGTAATATTTTCCGCTCTCTGTCTCCAGTTCAGGGGCCACGGCACAGTAGATGCTGGTCTGAGCTCCCTGCACAGATGTTTTAGTGAAGGGCTTTGCTAACCACATGGCAGCTTGTTGAGATTTATTCAAGTGCCTCCACAGTTCTGTCTGAACCACTCCAGGATGAAGAGCATACGCTGTGACTCCAGAACCTGAGACGCACACAAAGACCAGATGAGAAGGATTATTAGGATTACTTTAGCATCAGTTATTTTATTAGAATCGATTACCAAAGGACAAGGTCAGAAATTTTCCAGCGCTAGGGGCAAAAATGGCACAAAAATGAATGGTTATCTAAACTTTCATTCACTATTTTAGTTCTATCAAACTGGTTTAGACCAGAGATGCCTAAATCGTATGACAAATGACAAAAGAGgggggaaataataataatatatatatttttaattgcaattgAAGCATTTAttcattatctttttttatgtcaatttcattattaatgtcaattttaacataatatagttattataacacaacatttacttTCAGCCCACGGTACGTCATGGTCAACATTTTGGCCACCTCTGGTTTAGACATTTTATTGACTATCAAAAATTGATTCAACTGAAGCTTTTGACAGTGTTTATGTTAAAAGAAGAGTAAAAACAAAACTTCTAATACTAACACaggaattaaatgaaatattaaatataaaatacaaattgtgCTTGAACAGATAGCTTTTAGATTAATAATTAGATTAATTTTAtcttaaattaaataatgcaaaataccaAAACAAATAAACTGCTTGACCagatcatatttatatttattaacgcaagtattaaatttaaaaagatgCACCTTCTAGATTTTTGGCCAGCGAGCGAGTGAAAAGAATATTCGCCAGCTTGCTCTGACTGTAGGCTTTCTGTTTATCATAGTTCTTCTCACTGTTGATGTCCTCTAGGTTGATGGTCCCCCACTGGTGTGCCATGGATGAGACATTAATGATCCTCGCAGGTGTTGATCTTTTAATCAGATCCAATAACAGATATGTCAACAGGAAGTGACCTACAGGAAGAAGAGCAGTGCTGATGTCTCCCCATAATTTCTTTTAGGGTTAAAAGTGGTGTCTGATTCTTACAAATTGCACATGCTTACCCATGTGGTTCACTCCTACTTGCATTTCAAAACCATCTGCCGTCTTTCCATAAGGACAAACCATCACACCAGCATTATTGATTAAGATGTTGACTTGTTTTTCCTCTGAAAGACAACCCAGATACATCATTGTAGCCCTATATAAGGAAGACATTTGTAAAGGACTTTATACCATATCCTGGTGATCTCACCTTTATTGATGTTCTCTGCAAATTCTTTGATCGATTTGGAATCTGCCAGG from Carassius carassius chromosome 35, fCarCar2.1, whole genome shotgun sequence encodes:
- the rdh12l gene encoding retinol dehydrogenase 12, like, with the translated sequence MQALRNMFRPWSSDARLDGKTVIITGANTGIGKETAIDLAKRGARVIMACRDTEKADAALKEVKDASGNQDVVTSRLDLADSKSIKEFAENINKEEKQVNILINNAGVMVCPYGKTADGFEMQVGVNHMGHFLLTYLLLDLIKRSTPARIINVSSMAHQWGTINLEDINSEKNYDKQKAYSQSKLANILFTRSLAKNLEGSGVTAYALHPGVVQTELWRHLNKSQQAAMWLAKPFTKTSVQGAQTSIYCAVAPELETESGKYYSDCTPAKCSQAAMDDEVAQRLWELSCKMLSITWE